A genomic region of Ensifer adhaerens contains the following coding sequences:
- a CDS encoding penicillin-binding protein 1A, with product MIRLIGYFFGIGAFLLLGVAGAAALYLGVVTKDLPDYEVLAKYSPPVTTRFHAGNGALMAEYARERRLYLPIQAIPDRVKAAFISAEDKNFYQHPGVDITGLARAIAVNLQNFGSGRRPVGASTITQQVAKNFLLSSDQTIDRKVKEAILSFRIEQAYSKDRILELYLNEIFFGLNSYGIAGAALTYFDKSVTELTIAETAYLAALPKGPANYHPFRKTEAAIERRNWVIDRMVENGYVTKADGEEAKKQPLGVNPRRGGAHLFASDFFAEEVRRQIIQKYGDNALYEGGLSVRTSLDPRLQIAARKALQAGLLSYDERRGFHGPVKTIEIGGDWGEPLGAVTAFSDVPEWKLAVVLSVDAQGAEIGIQPEKEASGKIVAERVTGHISTKNMQWAYRSANGDRKSAKSPEGVFGAGDVVYVEPLPEKGEYRLRQPPKVQGGLVAMDPQTGRVLAMVGGFSYGQSEFNRATQAMRQPGSSFKPFVYAAALDNGYTPASVILDAPIEIVAGGQVWRPENYGGGSAGPSTLRLGIEKSRNLMTVRLANDMGMNLVAEYAERFGIYDKMPPLLAMSLGSGETTVLRLVSAYSVLANGGKQIKPSLIDRIQDRYGKTIFRHEDRTCDNCNAGDWQSQEEPVLTDNREQVLDPMTSYQITSMMEGVVLRGTAAGKIKLDRPVAGKTGTTNDEKDAWFVGYTPDMVAGLYLGFDNPAPLGRGATGGSLAVPIFNDFMTEAVKGTRPSKFVVPEGMSMVAVNRKTGMAAQEGEPDTIIEAFKPGTGPADTFSVIGGLDQYVPPEEILKNSPQANQAVTSGSNGLF from the coding sequence ATGATCAGGCTGATTGGATATTTCTTCGGGATTGGTGCGTTTCTGCTGCTTGGCGTGGCTGGAGCCGCGGCGCTTTATTTGGGCGTCGTGACCAAGGATCTACCTGACTACGAGGTCCTGGCGAAGTATTCGCCGCCCGTGACGACGCGCTTTCATGCCGGAAACGGCGCGCTGATGGCGGAATACGCCCGTGAACGGCGCCTCTACCTGCCGATCCAGGCCATTCCGGATCGCGTCAAGGCAGCCTTCATCTCGGCCGAAGACAAGAACTTCTACCAGCATCCGGGTGTCGATATCACCGGTCTGGCGCGTGCCATCGCGGTGAACTTGCAGAACTTCGGCTCCGGTCGTCGCCCGGTTGGAGCGTCGACGATCACGCAGCAGGTGGCAAAGAACTTCCTGTTGAGCTCGGACCAGACGATCGACCGCAAGGTCAAGGAAGCGATCCTCTCCTTCCGCATCGAGCAGGCCTACAGCAAGGACCGGATCCTTGAACTCTACCTCAACGAGATCTTCTTCGGCCTGAATTCCTACGGCATCGCTGGTGCGGCGCTGACCTATTTCGACAAATCGGTCACCGAGCTCACCATTGCCGAAACCGCCTATCTTGCCGCCTTGCCGAAGGGCCCGGCCAACTACCATCCGTTCCGCAAGACCGAAGCCGCCATCGAACGCCGCAACTGGGTGATCGACCGCATGGTGGAGAACGGCTACGTCACCAAGGCCGACGGCGAAGAAGCCAAAAAGCAGCCGCTCGGTGTCAACCCGCGCCGCGGCGGCGCGCATCTCTTCGCCTCCGACTTCTTCGCTGAAGAGGTCCGTCGGCAGATCATTCAGAAGTACGGCGACAATGCACTCTATGAAGGCGGCTTGTCGGTTCGCACCTCGCTCGATCCGCGTCTGCAGATCGCAGCGCGCAAGGCGCTGCAGGCAGGGTTGCTGAGCTATGACGAACGCCGTGGCTTCCATGGTCCCGTCAAGACCATCGAGATCGGTGGCGATTGGGGCGAGCCGCTGGGCGCGGTTACTGCCTTTAGCGATGTACCGGAATGGAAGCTTGCCGTCGTTCTTTCGGTCGATGCACAGGGTGCCGAGATCGGCATCCAGCCGGAAAAGGAAGCCTCGGGCAAGATCGTTGCCGAACGCGTCACCGGGCACATCTCCACCAAGAACATGCAGTGGGCCTATCGCTCCGCCAACGGCGACCGCAAGTCGGCCAAGTCCCCTGAGGGGGTCTTCGGCGCCGGTGATGTCGTTTATGTCGAACCCTTGCCCGAGAAGGGCGAATATCGTCTCCGCCAGCCGCCGAAGGTTCAGGGTGGTCTCGTGGCGATGGATCCGCAGACCGGCCGCGTGCTGGCAATGGTCGGCGGCTTCTCCTACGGCCAGTCCGAGTTCAATCGTGCGACGCAGGCGATGCGCCAGCCGGGCTCCTCGTTCAAGCCCTTCGTCTACGCGGCAGCGCTCGACAACGGCTACACGCCGGCATCGGTCATTCTCGACGCCCCGATCGAGATCGTCGCGGGCGGGCAGGTCTGGCGTCCGGAAAACTATGGTGGCGGCTCCGCCGGCCCGTCGACGCTGCGCCTCGGCATCGAGAAGTCGCGTAACCTGATGACCGTCCGCCTCGCCAACGACATGGGCATGAACCTGGTTGCCGAATATGCCGAACGCTTCGGCATCTACGACAAGATGCCGCCGCTGCTCGCGATGTCGCTGGGCTCCGGCGAAACGACGGTTCTGCGCCTGGTCTCGGCCTATTCGGTGCTCGCCAACGGCGGCAAGCAGATCAAGCCGTCGCTGATCGACCGCATTCAGGACCGCTACGGCAAGACGATCTTCCGGCATGAAGACCGCACCTGCGACAACTGCAACGCAGGCGATTGGCAGAGCCAGGAAGAACCAGTCCTGACCGACAACCGCGAGCAGGTGCTCGACCCGATGACCTCCTATCAGATCACGTCGATGATGGAGGGCGTGGTGCTGCGCGGCACGGCCGCCGGAAAGATCAAGCTCGATCGTCCGGTCGCCGGCAAGACCGGTACGACCAATGACGAAAAGGACGCCTGGTTCGTCGGTTATACGCCGGACATGGTCGCCGGACTCTATCTTGGTTTCGACAACCCGGCCCCGCTCGGCCGCGGCGCGACCGGCGGCAGCCTCGCGGTGCCGATCTTCAACGACTTCATGACCGAAGCGGTCAAGGGCACCCGCCCGAGCAAGTTCGTCGTGCCTGAAGGCATGAGCATGGTCGCCGTCAACCGCAAGACCGGCATGGCCGCCCAAGAGGGCGAGCCGGACACGATCATCGAAGCCTTCAAGCCCGGCACCGGCCCGGCCGACACCTTCTCGGTTATCGGCGGCCTCGACCAATACGTGCCGCCGGAGGAGATCCTGAAGAACTCGCCGCAGGCGAACCAGGCTGTGACTTCGGGCTCCAACGGCCTGTTCTAA
- the prfB gene encoding peptide chain release factor 2 (programmed frameshift) has product MRSEIENIVDEIKQAISLLRRHLDWDQAVRRLDWLNNKAEDPTLWNDASEAQKLMRERQQLDDGINGLRRFEQQLHDNIELIELGEEEGDAAIIADAEQALRELRNEAAKKQVEAMLSGEADQNDTYLEVHSGAGGTESQDWANMLLRMYTRWSERQGYKVELMEIQDGEEAGIKSATLLVKGHNAYGWLKTESGVHRLVRISPYDSNARRHTSFSSIWVYPVVDDSIQIDINESDCRIDTYRSSGAGGQHVNTTDSAVRITHIPSGIVVQCQQERSQHKNRAKAWDMLRARLYEAELKKREEAANAEAASKTDIGWGHQIRSYVLQPYQLVKDLRTGVESTAPGDVLDGELNEFMEAALAHRVSGGADAAVDDLN; this is encoded by the exons ATGCGCAGCGAAATCGAGAACATTGTCGACGAAATCAAGCAGGCCATAAGCCTGCTGAGGAGGCATCTT GACTGGGATCAGGCGGTAAGACGACTGGACTGGTTGAACAACAAGGCGGAAGATCCGACCCTCTGGAACGATGCTTCGGAAGCACAGAAGCTGATGCGCGAGCGCCAGCAGCTTGACGACGGCATCAACGGCCTGCGTCGTTTCGAGCAGCAACTCCACGACAACATCGAACTCATCGAGCTTGGCGAGGAAGAGGGCGACGCGGCGATCATCGCGGATGCCGAGCAGGCGCTGCGCGAACTGCGCAACGAAGCGGCCAAGAAGCAGGTCGAGGCCATGCTGTCCGGCGAGGCCGATCAGAACGATACCTATCTCGAAGTGCATTCCGGTGCCGGTGGTACCGAGAGCCAGGACTGGGCCAACATGCTTCTGCGCATGTACACCCGCTGGTCCGAACGCCAAGGATACAAGGTCGAGCTGATGGAAATCCAGGACGGCGAAGAAGCGGGCATCAAGTCTGCGACGCTGCTCGTCAAGGGCCACAATGCCTACGGCTGGCTGAAGACCGAATCAGGTGTGCATCGCCTCGTTCGCATATCGCCTTATGACAGCAACGCGCGCCGTCACACCTCGTTCTCCTCAATCTGGGTATACCCGGTCGTGGACGATTCGATCCAGATCGACATCAACGAGAGCGATTGCCGCATCGACACCTACCGCTCGTCGGGCGCCGGCGGCCAGCACGTCAACACGACCGACTCGGCCGTGCGTATCACGCATATCCCGTCGGGCATCGTCGTGCAGTGCCAGCAGGAGCGCTCGCAGCACAAGAACCGGGCGAAGGCCTGGGACATGCTGCGCGCCCGCCTATACGAGGCCGAACTGAAGAAGCGGGAGGAGGCGGCAAACGCCGAAGCTGCGTCGAAGACCGATATCGGCTGGGGCCATCAGATTCGTTCCTACGTTCTGCAGCCCTACCAACTCGTCAAGGACCTGCGCACCGGCGTCGAAAGCACGGCACCGGGCGACGTTCTTGATGGCGAGCTCAACGAGTTCATGGAAGCGGCCCTGGCCCACCGTGTCAGCGGTGGGGCGGATGCAGCCGTCGACGATCTGAACTGA